In Metopolophium dirhodum isolate CAU chromosome 7, ASM1992520v1, whole genome shotgun sequence, one genomic interval encodes:
- the LOC132949385 gene encoding kinetochore protein Nuf2-like isoform X2: MYSETVPILNMCTALKYIYSKLGIDDFGLNDICDPSSKRTYRLLQTMINFIKYSDEKIHEVDAKMKAVRNMKDTIDSFKKQKDIIVNTINKKSLDRIQRGAEIKTVGEEVKDGKSELAKIQKHRDDVLKELEKVKQDQDDIEKKCSKLCELKDNIIRDINDLRAQIVEAPDLLKADHERLKRLKNEITEKKSAMMAQVSAKKQTVIILEQELAAQEKRLRLLTDVTEKNERLSKLINGIETMSQTKCELEESSENLKERIEILERERAEINNKINNFVKEMERERNSYKSKYDVLNKEIDSMIKQSSYQSETIKSLEFEINKCNLHKSKLEIDVITIMKDFEFAKNALNELQNNFHLETIKNLMPDMQNEH, from the exons ATGTACAGTGAAACTGTGCCAATATTGAACATGTGCACAgctttgaaatatatttactcGAAATTGGGAATTGATGATTTTGGTTTGAATGATATTTGTGATCCGA GTTCAAAAAGAACATATCGTTTGCTGCAAACAATGATAAACTTCATTAAATATAGTGATGAAAAAATACACGAAGTTGATGCTAAAATGAAAGCCGTTAGAAATATGAAAGATACAATTGATAGTTTTAAGAAGCAAAAAGATATCATTgtgaatacaattaataaaaagtcGTTAGACCGTATACAACGAGGAGCTGAAATAAaaact gttGGCGAAGAAGTAAAAGATGGAAAGTCTGAATTGgccaaaattcaaaaacatcgAGATGATGTACTTAAAGAATTGGAGAAAGTGAAACAAGATCAAGACGATATTGAGAAAAAATGTTCAAAGTTGTGTGAACTAAAagataat atCATAAGAGATATAAATGATCTTAGAGCACAAATTGTAGAGGCGCCAGATTTATTAAAAGCCGATCATGAACGtctaaaaagattaaaaaatgaaataacagAAAAGAAATCTGCGATGATGGCGCAAGTTAGTGCTAAAAAACAAACTGTTATAATTCTGGAACAAGAACTAGCAGCACAAGAAAAACGATTACGTTTGTTAACAGATGtaactgaaaaaaatgaaagacTTTC taaattaatcAATGGAATTGAAACAATGTCACAAACAAAATGTGAATTAGAAGAGTCTTCTGAAAATTTGAAGGAAAGAATTGAAATTCTGGAACGTGAACGAgctgaaataaataacaaaataaataattttgttaaagaAATGGAGAGGGAACGCAATTCATACAAGTCTAAATATGATGTATTAAATAA AGAAATTGACAGTATGATAAAACAATCCAGTTATCAATCTGAAACTATAAAGTCGTTAGAATTTGAGATTAACAAATGTAATTTGCATAAGAGTAAATTGGAAATTGATGTGATCACTATTATGAAGGATTTTGAATTTGCCAAGAATGCCTTGAACGAATta CAAAATAATTTCCACTTGGAAACTATTAAAAATCTTATGCCTGATATGCAGAATGAACATTaa
- the LOC132949385 gene encoding uncharacterized protein LOC132949385 isoform X1, whose amino-acid sequence MAWQPNITTMAKQNKSSMHVEYGNLINELEQYMPQFKATIKDLQEPSQSFVTNFYTDVFNEFFCDVNNLIEIHINQNLTYHEMYSETVPILNMCTALKYIYSKLGIDDFGLNDICDPSSKRTYRLLQTMINFIKYSDEKIHEVDAKMKAVRNMKDTIDSFKKQKDIIVNTINKKSLDRIQRGAEIKTVGEEVKDGKSELAKIQKHRDDVLKELEKVKQDQDDIEKKCSKLCELKDNIIRDINDLRAQIVEAPDLLKADHERLKRLKNEITEKKSAMMAQVSAKKQTVIILEQELAAQEKRLRLLTDVTEKNERLSKLINGIETMSQTKCELEESSENLKERIEILERERAEINNKINNFVKEMERERNSYKSKYDVLNKEIDSMIKQSSYQSETIKSLEFEINKCNLHKSKLEIDVITIMKDFEFAKNALNELQNNFHLETIKNLMPDMQNEH is encoded by the exons ATGGCCTGGCAGCCAAACATCACCACAATGGCTAAGCAAAACAAATCGTCAATGCACGTCGAATACGGTAACCTTATTAATGAATTAGAACAATACATGCCACAATTCAAAGCGACTATCAAAGATCTACAAGAGCCCTCTCAATCGTTTGTTACGAATTTCTACACGGATGTGTTCAACGAATTCTTCTGTGATGTGAATAATTTGATCGAG ATCCATATCAATCAAAATCTCACGTACCATGAAATGTACAGTGAAACTGTGCCAATATTGAACATGTGCACAgctttgaaatatatttactcGAAATTGGGAATTGATGATTTTGGTTTGAATGATATTTGTGATCCGA GTTCAAAAAGAACATATCGTTTGCTGCAAACAATGATAAACTTCATTAAATATAGTGATGAAAAAATACACGAAGTTGATGCTAAAATGAAAGCCGTTAGAAATATGAAAGATACAATTGATAGTTTTAAGAAGCAAAAAGATATCATTgtgaatacaattaataaaaagtcGTTAGACCGTATACAACGAGGAGCTGAAATAAaaact gttGGCGAAGAAGTAAAAGATGGAAAGTCTGAATTGgccaaaattcaaaaacatcgAGATGATGTACTTAAAGAATTGGAGAAAGTGAAACAAGATCAAGACGATATTGAGAAAAAATGTTCAAAGTTGTGTGAACTAAAagataat atCATAAGAGATATAAATGATCTTAGAGCACAAATTGTAGAGGCGCCAGATTTATTAAAAGCCGATCATGAACGtctaaaaagattaaaaaatgaaataacagAAAAGAAATCTGCGATGATGGCGCAAGTTAGTGCTAAAAAACAAACTGTTATAATTCTGGAACAAGAACTAGCAGCACAAGAAAAACGATTACGTTTGTTAACAGATGtaactgaaaaaaatgaaagacTTTC taaattaatcAATGGAATTGAAACAATGTCACAAACAAAATGTGAATTAGAAGAGTCTTCTGAAAATTTGAAGGAAAGAATTGAAATTCTGGAACGTGAACGAgctgaaataaataacaaaataaataattttgttaaagaAATGGAGAGGGAACGCAATTCATACAAGTCTAAATATGATGTATTAAATAA AGAAATTGACAGTATGATAAAACAATCCAGTTATCAATCTGAAACTATAAAGTCGTTAGAATTTGAGATTAACAAATGTAATTTGCATAAGAGTAAATTGGAAATTGATGTGATCACTATTATGAAGGATTTTGAATTTGCCAAGAATGCCTTGAACGAATta CAAAATAATTTCCACTTGGAAACTATTAAAAATCTTATGCCTGATATGCAGAATGAACATTaa